The Polyangium aurulentum genomic interval CCACGGACCCGAACTACGTCTCCAAGGTCACGGGCACGATGAAGCGCAACAATTACTATCAGTATGACCTGAAGAACAGCAACAGCACCACCAAGCGCAATAACGACGCCTCGCTCCGCGTCATCGACGGCGAGCCCAGCGTCATGCTCGGCACCGACAAGCGCATGGCGGCGCACGTCCAGAGCCCGCACACCGGCGGCGGCAAGATCATCGAGGGCAGCTCCACGGTCTTCGTGGGAAACAAGCAACTCGCCTTCGCCCGGTATGGCGACACCACGAACGACCAGTATCAAGTGGTTCAGGACGTGCAGGACAACGTCTTGGTCGGCTGATACTTAACGCCGCGGCGCGATTTCGACGCTGGGGCCCGGAGGTTGGGGAGCGTCAGCGCAGGGCCGCGCCGGCGACTTCGAGGAGCCTCTCTCGCTCGATGAGCCTCTCTCGCTCGAGGATCAGCCTCCGGAGCCGCTCGTCGGGAGGGCACGTGAGGCAGACGGGGCACCTCGGGCAGAGGAACCGCAGGCGGTGGATCTCGTCGATGACCGGCACCGGGACCGGCGAGTGCCATTCGATGGCTTCTTCGCTGGCCTCGACCTCGTCCTCGAGCGCCTGGTCCTCCTGGTCTTCCCAGCCTTCCGCGCCGCACCCTGCAATGGCCAGCAGCGCGATGGCGAGCGTGCTGCGAGCGAGCGTTCGTCTGCTCCATCGGGCGATCATGGCTTCCTCCGTCGTTTTTCCGTCCCGTGAGACCAGCGCCACGAAGGCAAGCGAAGGCATGGCGCCCCGTCGTCATTGCATACGCCATGCCGCGCCCTCCCCGGACGGCCCGCGGACCGTGACGACCGATAGTGCTGGTCCACCTACCGATTCATGACCGACGCGTCGACGTCCGGTCGCTCCTCCGGGCCGATGAAATGCGCGCCGATTCCGGCGGCAGCATCTGCCAGGACCTCGAGGCCTGCACCGAGATCCAGCCCAGAGCGCGCGCGCCCCTCCATGTCCTTGCCCTCCTTGGTGCCCTCCTTGGTGCCGTCCTTGTCCTTGGTGCCCTCCTTGCCGGTGTTTTCCTTGTACACCTCCTTGCTGCCATCCTTTTCCTTGCCGTGCTTCTCGTTCTCCTTGTGCTTGTCGCCCTCCTTGCCGTGCTTCTCGCCCTCCTTGGGGTGTTTTTCCCAGGGCGGCCGCTTGGGCGGCTGCGGCGGCGGTTGCGTCTCGAGCGTCGGTTTGTCGTCCGTGTCGAATCTGCTCATGGAATCCTCCCCTCGAAAAGAAGGCGGGCGATCGCCTCGTCCATCGGGAATCCGCACTCTTCCTGGTAGTAAGTGAAGCCCGGCGAGGGATTGACCTCGAAGCAGTACCATTCTCCCTCCGGCGTGCGGCGCAGATCGATGCCGGCCACCGGCAGCGCCATCGCGTGCGCCATGCGCTTGCATTTCTCCGCCAGCTCGGGCGGCGCGTCGAAGGGCTCGACCGAGGTCCGGCCCCCCTGCCGGCGGGGGTAGCGATAATCGTCGACGTCCGTCACGATCCGGGAGGCGAAGACCTCCTGTCCGATCACGTGGACGCGGTAATCGTCCCCCTCCACGCGCTCCTGGAACTGCGTCGGGCACCACCGCAGCGCGGCCAGGCGCTCGTCGTGCTTCGCCGAGAAGCGCGAGACGATGCTGCGGATCCCGCTGATCGATTTGTAGATGATCGTGCCGTGCCGGGCCAGAAACTCCCGGGCGGCCTCCGGATCGGTGGTGAGCAACGTCTCTGGCGTGCGAAACCCGTGGGGCTCGATCAGCGCGGCCTGATACGGCTTCGACCCATTGGCCGCCCCCGCGGAGGCGCGATTGATGACCAGGGCGGGGGTGATCTCGCACCACGAGAAGAGCGCGTCGTCGAGCTGCATGACGTGGCGGGCCTCGGGGCTCGCCGGTCCGGCGCGCTTCACGTCGGGGAGCTTGCTCGAATCGTAGGGCCGGGGATAGGCCGCGGTGACCGCGCCCAGATCGAGCGTCCGGCCGCCGATGCGGACCGTGCCCGCGACCTCCATGCCCACCTCGAGCTCGACCTCCGTGCGCAGCGCCTCGCGCTGGTCGAGAAAGAAGATGGGCGCGTCGAGGCGCTCGAGCGCCTCGTGCACGGCGGCCATCGGCGTATCGCCAGGGAGACCCCAGAGGAAAATCATGACCCGACCTCCTGCGCCGGCGCGCGGCCGCTCTGGAGGAGAGCGAGCAGGGCATCGGCAATGATTGGATCGCCAACGTCGAGCCACACGTCTGCGCCGACGCAGACCGGATCGGCGGCCGGCCCCTGGAAATGGACGTCGAGCAGGCTCGCCCCGGCGCTCCGCGCGACCGCCAGCGCGCGCGCGCGGGCGGCCTCGGAGGGCGCGCGCAGGCACGTCTCGCCCACGACCACCACGGTCTTGATGGATTCGGGCGGGTGCGTGGGCGCCGCGTATCCCGCGCCCGTGCGGCGTACGGTGGTGACCGGGATGCCGCAATGCGCCGCCACCTGGATCCATTGCTCCGGCCGGAACACCGGGCCCATGAGGCCGGTGGCCGTTGGGCGATTGTATACCGGGCAGGGCAGGCTCGTGAGCCAGGCGAGCAGGAACGCCGTCATCTCCGCGGCGACGTAGATACGCTCGTCCGGACGAATATGGGGGAGATCCACCGGAGCCACGCAGGCCATGCGTACCAGCACGGCCTGGATGGCCTCGATGGGGACGGGATCTCCGCCCACGATGGCCCGCGCGCCCGAGACCGAACCGGCGCCGTGACGCCAGCCCACCACGGAGAGGTCATCGGGGAGCAGCAGTCTGGCGCCGTGGCTGGACCATCGATCGACGAGCCCTCGAGAGGCCTCGTCACTGCGGCTTGCGAGCACGACTATCATGGCCCATCCCTCACGCGTCGTTCGAGCCCAGAGGCTGATTGATGGCATCCGCGCCCACGTCCGGCCGCTCCGCGGGATCGATGAAATGCACACCGATCGGCAAAGCGTCCCCCGAGGCGCCGAGGATCTCGCCCAGGTCCGGCTGGTAAGCGACGCCGTCGATGTCCTTGCCCTCCTTGCCGGTGTGCTCCTTGGTGCCCTCCTTGTCCTTGCCCTCCTTGCCGGTGGCGTCCTTGCTGGCGTCCTTGCCCTCCTTGCCGGTGCGCTCCTTGCCGTCCTTGCCGTCCTTGCTCTCCTTGGCGCTATCCTTGGTGGCGTCCTTGTCCTTGGTCTTTTCGCCCGGGCCCTTGTCGCCTTCCTTGACCGGGCCCTTGTCAGCCTCTTTTTCCTTGTCTTTTTGATCTTTGCGGTGCCATCCCATGGTGTCCTCCTGTCGCGCAATGCGATGCTGAAATCAGGGCATGACGACCTCTCGGCCGCCGTTTCCTGCTTCCATTGACCAACATGGAGGCCACGGCCGAGCTCGACCACCCCGTGACGCTCGTGCCGCGATCGATTCTGTCCCTCTGTCTTCGTGCCGCGGTTTTCCGCCTCGCCATGGCCGCACCGGTATTGACATGAGTAGCGGCATCGCGCCACGTTCCTAATGGAAACGAGCTGCGCGGTAGCGGAGCACGTCGAAATCAGGGGGGAGGTCGATCATGAATTCTGGATTCATTTTCGCGCTGACCATGGCGGCGACGCTGACCTCCAGCGCATGGGCCGAGTCCGCAGTGCGGGGAAACGGCGTATCGACCGAGGCGCGGCGGAGCGTGCGCGAGTTCGATCAAATCCAGGCCTCCGGGCCTTATCAGCTCGACATTTCCCGAGGCTCGCGCGAAAGCGTCACGATACGCGGCGACCGAAACATCGTTCCACTCGTCAGGACGAGGCAGGAAGGCAAGACGCTCTTCATTTCCGTCTCGCAACCGATCGAGCCCCGGATTCCCCTCGTGGTGTCGCTCTCCGTGCCGGAGCTCTCCGCGGTGTCGCTCACCGGCGCCGTCGAGGCCAACCTCGACGCATTCAGCGGTCGTGAGCTCCGGCTCGAGGTGGGCGGCGCCTGCAGCCTGCGCGCGAAAAACCTCCGGTTTTCGAGGCTCTCCGCGGATGTCACCGGCGCATCGTCTCTCGAGCTCGGGGGGCACGCCGCGCAGGCGCACCTGAGGATCGTCGGCTCCTCGCGTTTCGACGGGGCATCCCTCACCTCGCGCGGGGCGTCCCTGGAGGTCATTGGCGCTTCCAGTGCGAGCCTGGGCGCGAGCGGCAACCTCACCGGTAGGGTCGTGGGGGCGTCGACGGTCCATTACGGAGGAACGCCCGCGTCCGCAGCGGGCCTCGCGGTGGACTTCACCTCTTTCCTCGAAGCGCTGCCCTCTCGGTGAGCCCCGCGTGGGTTTCACGTATCAGCAGGAGTCCACGGGTCATGCGGCGAAGCGATCGCGGCGGGAGGCAAGAAGCCATGAAGCAGCGCGCAAGGGAAGCAGAAGCGATCTCCACATTCTCGACGGACAGGCTCGCCGCGTTGCGCAATGCGACCGAGGTCTGGATCAACTCGACGGACGGGAAGGCGATGGCGCTGCTCGGCGCGGGAGGCGGCGCGCTCGCGCTGACGGGCCTGCAGACCACGCAGCGCACGGTATCGTCGATGCCCCTCGTCTCGAGCATCTTTTTGAGTCTTTTTTGCTGCCTCGGCGTCATGAGCTGCGTCTCGGCGGTCTGTTGCTTGTGGCCTCGCACCGATCGCAAACGGCCGCTGCGCGACAGGGACATCCAGCCGCTGCCGAGGTCGCCGAGCGTGTTCTGGGAGCTCGGCGACCTCGACGCGGCGAGCTTCTCGGCGAGCGCGGTGGACGTGACGGAAGAGGAGCTCCGGAGGGATACGCTGGAGCAGGCGATGTTCGCCACCTGGGTCGCGAAGCAGAAATTGTATTACCTGAAGCTCACGATCGCGCTCTTCCTGGGCGCGCTCTTCGCGCTCTTCACGGCGCTGTTCGCGTCGCTCCTCTGAATCGCGCCCCGCTCAGCGGGGGACACGGCTGCCCATCAGAGTCCGTTGGGAATCACGGTGAGCGTGTTGGAGCCCTTGTTCGTCAGGATGAGATCGTCGTACCCATCGCCATCCAGGTCCGCGACTGCGATGGCATTGAGGCCGGGCGAGGTGCCGGTGGGGACGACGGCGCCTGCGGTAAAGGATCCGTTGCCATTGCCTGTCATCGGGCGGACCCCGCCCGAGGCAGCGGTGACCAGGATGTAGGCGTCGAGCTTGCCGTCGCCGTTGAAGTCGCTGGCCACGACGCCCAGCGCCGTGTTGGCGACCGGGCTGGCCCCCGTGGCGGACTGCACGCCGCTCGCGACGGTGCCGTCGCCGTTCCCTTTGAAGAAGAAGAGGTACGCGCCGGCCGCGCCGTTCGCGAGGATGTCGAGCTTGCCATCTCCGTCGGCGTCGCCGAATGCGATGCCCGCCGTCTGGCCGTTGAGCGCGTTCGTGTAGGAGACCGGGGCCGCGAACGAGCCGTCGCCTTGGTTGATGAGGATCGAGAGGCGCGCGCCGCTCGGGCTCGTCACCACGATTTCGGGGCGGCCGTCGCCGGTCAGGTCACGGCAGGCAATGGTCGACTGGGCGCCGCCGGTGGCAGGAATGGTGGTGAGCACGGGCGTGCCGAAGCTGCCCGCGCCGGTGCCGAAAATCACGCTCACCTGGTTCGTGACCACGCTGGTGGTGGCGACGTCGACCAGCCCATCGCCGTCGAAATCCCCGGCGCAGAGGTGCACGGAGCCCGGGGCGCCGGTGGTGAAGCTCGTCAGCGCGCCGAAAGTCCCGGGCGCGCTCGCGCCCAGGTTACGGTAGACGCTGATGTTCCCATGGGTGGCGGGCAGGTTGGTCTGGCCGTCGACGGTGACCGCATCGAGCCAACCGTCGCCGTCCACGTCCACCGCCACGACCGCGTTGCTCGAGAGCGGGGCGCCCGCGTAATTGACCTCGCCCTGGACGGTTCCGTTGCCATTGCCGTAAAAAACGGAGACCGAGCCGGAGGGGCTCATCGTCGAGCCGGATTCGCCGTTGGCCACCAGGATGTCGAGCTTGCCGTCGCCGTTGACATCGGCGACCGCCGGAGCCAGCGGGGTGTGCGTGGCCGCGGTGTCGATCGGCGTGCCGGGGACCTGGCCGGAGGGCGCAGCCTGGCAAGCGCCATTCGAGCAGATGTCGCCCATCGAGCACGCGAGATTGCAAGCGTTGCAGTGGTCGGCGTCGCTCTGGAGGTTCGCCTCGCAGCCGTCGGACGAAAGCCCGTTGCAGTCCGCGAGGCTGCCGGCGCACGACGCGCAGTTGGTCCCCTCGTAGGTGGGCGCGCACTGGCACGTGTAGCCGCCGACGCCGTCGGTGCACGTCCCGCCGTTCTGGCACGGGTTGGGCGAACAGTCGTCGACGTTCGTCTCGCAGTTTGTCCCGGTGAAGCCGGACGCGCACTGGCACGTGTAACCGTCGACGCCGTCGGCGCACGTCCCGCCGTTCATACACGGGTTGGGGGAACAGTCGTCGACGTTCGTCTCGCAATTCGTTCCGGTGAAACCGGACGCGCACTGGCACGTGTAGCCGTCGATGCCGTCAGTGCACGTCCCGCCATTCTGGCACGGGTTGGGGGTGCAGTCGTCGACGTTCGTCTCGCAATTTGTTCCGGTGAAACCGGACGCGCACTGGCACGTGTAGCCGTCGACGCCGTCGGTGCAGGCGCCGCCGTTCATACACGGATTGGGGGAGCAGCCGTCGACCTTCGTCTCGCAGTTTGTCCCGGTGAAGCCGGGCGCGCACTGACACGTGTAGCCGTCGACGCCGTCGGTGCAGGCGCCGCCGTTCTGGCATGGGTTGGGGGTGCAATCGTCGACGTTCGTGCACGTGCTGGGCTTCCCGGAGCAGGTCCAGCCGCTCTCGACCTTGCAGTCGCTGGAGCAGCCATCGCCGCTCGCCTCGTTGCCGTCGTCGCAGGCCTCCGGCGCGGCGAGGGCACCGTCGCCGCACACCGCGCTCGTGCCGCTGTTGCCTTCGTCGATCTGGCTGCGATCGACGCGGGCGAGGATCTCGCACCCCATCGACCCGAGCATCACCCCGAAGCCGAGGGCCCAGCAGCCCAACCGCCCGGCCACCTTCAACGTCCCTGCGTTCATAGAAACTGAAGAATTGTATTTCATTGGCGGACGCATCCTAGCCGAAGCGCACGGGCGCTTGCCAGAGCCGTCGCGCTGCCACCGTGATTTTTGCCTCCTGTTCAGAAACGGCAGCGACCTGTCCACGAACGGCAGGATAAGCGGGGGGGTGCATTCTTCGTGCTTGCATTCTCGCAGCGCGCGAAATAGCGCGGGTGAGCTTGCAGCGCATCACCGCTGGCAGACACATTGCCGCTGGCGGGGACCGACACAGAAACCGCGTCCCCCTCGCCCAGGAATGAGGTTCCTGCAGTACCTGTCGCAACGGAACGGATTGCTGGGGCAGCCAAGGGAGGCCATGACCAGCGCCTCCTCCGAAACACCAATGGTGGAATCGACTTCTTCCGCCGTCGCAGCGGACTCCACCGCTGCGCCCGACTCCTCCACGGCCGCCGTCTCCTGATCCACGTCCTCGCCCGGATCCTCCACCGTCGCCACGCACCCGAATGCCACAGGGGCAACGGCGACCGCGATGAGCGCCACGATCTTCGAAAACTTCATGACGGCCTCCCTTTCGTGATGGCCGGTCCGCCGCAAAGGCGTGCGCGAGCCCATCGGCCCTGCCGCGCCTCGTCGAGCTTCAATCCGACCCCACACGTCTCCCTTGGGCGCCAGCGAGCGATGTCGAGCGGCCTCTACCCGAAGACGCGGGTCGCGAGGTCCCCCCTCGAGAGCGCTCGTCCCGAAGGCAGGTGGTCGCATCTCCGAGAGGCCAAGGCGGGTCTCCGGGAGGAGAGGGGGCGTCCTGCGGAGGCGCGGGCGAGTCTCTGAGACACGAGGGCGCGTCTCACAGACACGAGGGCTAGTCTCTGAGACACGAGGGCGCGTCTCACAGACACGAGGGCGAGTCTCTGAGACACGAGGGCGCGTCTCACAGACACGAGGGCGCGTCTCACGGACACGAGGGCGCGTCTCCGAGACGAGCGGTGGCGTTGTGAAGAGGAGAGGGCGGGTCTCCGGGAGGCGAGGACGCGTCTCCAGGACGAGAGGGGGCGTCCTGCAGAGGCGAGGTCTCGTCGTCGCGCTGGCCAGAGGAGCGTCTTGCGAAAACAGACACCCCTGGTGTACTGCCCTCGTTTGCAAAGAAGCGCACCCGCGTGGTCCATGCGCGGGTTCAGAGCTTTACGCATGCCGTGTAACCATTCAATGGGGACGTGCGGCTGATGCGTGAGCGGCGGCGCGGCGAGGAAGCAGGAAAGTGCAGTCCGTCGAGCGGCAGGACTCCATGTCCGGGGAATCGGACACAAACTATGGACGAACCGACATTGAAGTATCGCAGCGGCGCATCTATGACTGGTAGGCCAAGCCGCGTGAGGGCTACCGCCAGGGCTCTCGGCGCAAAGGCCCCAGCATTCTGGAGGATTCATGCCTCGATTCTCGCGTTCGCTTACCTTCGTCGTCTCTGCGTCAGCCCTCCTGGGCGCCGCCTCGCTCACGGCCTGCTCGGAGAGCGATCCTGCCCCGGGCACGGGCGCGGACAGCGCGCCGACGTTCCACAAAGACGTGGAGCCCATTCTCCAGAAAAGCTGCATGGGCTGCCACTCCACTGGCAACATCGCGCCCTTCGGCTTGACCACCTACGAGCAGGCCAAGCCCCTCGCCGCGATGATCGCCTCCACGACCCGGGCAGGCACGATGCCGCCTTTCGCCGTGCAGAACACGGACGAGTGCACGACCCGCCACGCGTGGAAAGGTGATGTCCGCCTCTCCGACGAGGAAATCGCGATCCTGGAGGCCTGGAACAAGGCCGGCGCCCCCAAGGGGGATCCGAAGGACGCGCCTCCCGCGTTTGTCCCGAAGAGCCCCGATCTGCCCGGCAAGAACCTGGAGATCCAGCCGAAGACGTCGTTCGTCACCTCCGGCGACAAGGACCAGTTCCGCTGCTTCGTCATGGATCCCGGGCTCACCGAGGATCGCTACATGAACGGCCTGCAGGTGGTGCCGGGTAATTACAAGGTCGTCCACCACGCGGTCGTCGCCGTCGATCCGACGCGGCAGATCGAGCAGCTCGCGGGTCCCGACGGCAGCTTCGAGTGCGCCGCCGGGGCTCTCATGAGCGGGGGCGGGGGCGGAGGCGGAGGCGGGGGCGCGGGCGCAGTCGGCCTCGTCAATGCCTGGGCGCCCGGCGCCGATCCCGTCGATCTCCCGGAGGGGGTGGGCTACTTGATCCCGAAGGGCTCGCTGATCTTGATGCAGATCCATTACCACCCCGGCGGCGTCACGGCCGATCCGGACCTGACGAGCATCCAGTTGCGGCTCACCGAGGAGAAGCCGAAGTACCGCTTCGATTACAGGCTCCTCGGCAATTTCGAGCAACCCGTCGAGCCGACGCTGGGCATCGGCCTGTTGCCGGGCCCGGACGACGACAACGGCGTCGAGTTCTTGATCCCCGCGGACAGCCCGAGCCACGTGGAGACGCAGCAGTACACGGTCCCGGCGCTGGACTCGCCTCTCCCGGACTTCATCAAGCTCCCGGCCGGCGCGCGCATCTACGGCGACTGGCTCCACATGCACTACCTGGGCTTCGATGAAAAAGTCACGCTGACCCGCGCCAGCGCCGCGCCCGACAAACCCGCAGAGGAATGCCTGGCGCACGCGCCCCAGTGGGATTTCTCCTGGCAGCGCTCCTACACGTACGACGCGCCCA includes:
- a CDS encoding ATP-grasp domain-containing protein translates to MIFLWGLPGDTPMAAVHEALERLDAPIFFLDQREALRTEVELEVGMEVAGTVRIGGRTLDLGAVTAAYPRPYDSSKLPDVKRAGPASPEARHVMQLDDALFSWCEITPALVINRASAGAANGSKPYQAALIEPHGFRTPETLLTTDPEAAREFLARHGTIIYKSISGIRSIVSRFSAKHDERLAALRWCPTQFQERVEGDDYRVHVIGQEVFASRIVTDVDDYRYPRRQGGRTSVEPFDAPPELAEKCKRMAHAMALPVAGIDLRRTPEGEWYCFEVNPSPGFTYYQEECGFPMDEAIARLLFEGRIP
- a CDS encoding FG-GAP-like repeat-containing protein → MNAGTLKVAGRLGCWALGFGVMLGSMGCEILARVDRSQIDEGNSGTSAVCGDGALAAPEACDDGNEASGDGCSSDCKVESGWTCSGKPSTCTNVDDCTPNPCQNGGACTDGVDGYTCQCAPGFTGTNCETKVDGCSPNPCMNGGACTDGVDGYTCQCASGFTGTNCETNVDDCTPNPCQNGGTCTDGIDGYTCQCASGFTGTNCETNVDDCSPNPCMNGGTCADGVDGYTCQCASGFTGTNCETNVDDCSPNPCQNGGTCTDGVGGYTCQCAPTYEGTNCASCAGSLADCNGLSSDGCEANLQSDADHCNACNLACSMGDICSNGACQAAPSGQVPGTPIDTAATHTPLAPAVADVNGDGKLDILVANGESGSTMSPSGSVSVFYGNGNGTVQGEVNYAGAPLSSNAVVAVDVDGDGWLDAVTVDGQTNLPATHGNISVYRNLGASAPGTFGALTSFTTGAPGSVHLCAGDFDGDGLVDVATTSVVTNQVSVIFGTGAGSFGTPVLTTIPATGGAQSTIACRDLTGDGRPEIVVTSPSGARLSILINQGDGSFAAPVSYTNALNGQTAGIAFGDADGDGKLDILANGAAGAYLFFFKGNGDGTVASGVQSATGASPVANTALGVVASDFNGDGKLDAYILVTAASGGVRPMTGNGNGSFTAGAVVPTGTSPGLNAIAVADLDGDGYDDLILTNKGSNTLTVIPNGL
- a CDS encoding head GIN domain-containing protein, which codes for MNSGFIFALTMAATLTSSAWAESAVRGNGVSTEARRSVREFDQIQASGPYQLDISRGSRESVTIRGDRNIVPLVRTRQEGKTLFISVSQPIEPRIPLVVSLSVPELSAVSLTGAVEANLDAFSGRELRLEVGGACSLRAKNLRFSRLSADVTGASSLELGGHAAQAHLRIVGSSRFDGASLTSRGASLEVIGASSASLGASGNLTGRVVGASTVHYGGTPASAAGLAVDFTSFLEALPSR